From Aerosticca soli, a single genomic window includes:
- the argH gene encoding argininosuccinate lyase yields MSQPLWQKDGVRIDEGIMRFLAGDDVLLDREFFLHDIAASKAHVEGLARIGVVSADEAAALARELDALAEDFRAGRFVLDEHYEDGHSAIEARLTERLGDTGRRVHTGRSRNDQILVATRLWLKERLEALETHCRAIAQVCLDRAAQPALPLPGYTHLQRAVVSSTAMWFAGFAEGFIDDALRARQTRAWIDANPLGTAAGYGVNLPLDREHVTAALGFARMQVSPVCAQLSRGKFELAALEALSSAMLDLRRLAWDLSLFTTAEFGFVALPAEYTTGSSIMPNKRNPDVVELLRASYAPVAGARTAIEQLLSLPSGYQRDLQFSKGALVAGMRHGLMALALVPDLLARMSWNEAAMRAAIEPSMYATDVAIEQAAAGVPFRDAYRAAAQAAASAGAGRTPEASLAARVSPGAAADLRLDELRARLGRLDG; encoded by the coding sequence ATGAGCCAACCGCTGTGGCAGAAGGATGGCGTGCGCATCGACGAAGGGATCATGCGCTTTCTCGCCGGCGACGACGTGCTGCTCGACCGCGAGTTCTTCCTGCACGACATCGCCGCCAGCAAGGCGCATGTGGAAGGGCTCGCCCGCATTGGCGTGGTGAGCGCGGACGAGGCGGCGGCGCTGGCGCGCGAGCTCGACGCATTGGCGGAGGATTTCCGTGCCGGCCGTTTCGTGCTCGATGAGCACTACGAGGACGGCCACTCGGCGATCGAGGCGCGCCTCACCGAGCGCCTGGGCGACACCGGCCGTCGCGTGCATACCGGCCGCAGCCGCAACGATCAGATCCTGGTCGCCACGCGACTGTGGCTGAAAGAGCGGCTCGAAGCGCTGGAGACGCATTGCCGCGCCATCGCGCAAGTCTGCCTCGACCGCGCCGCGCAGCCGGCGTTGCCGTTGCCCGGCTACACGCACCTGCAGCGCGCGGTGGTGTCTTCCACCGCGATGTGGTTCGCCGGCTTCGCCGAGGGTTTCATCGACGACGCGCTGCGCGCACGCCAGACCCGCGCGTGGATCGACGCCAACCCGCTGGGTACCGCAGCCGGCTACGGCGTCAACCTGCCGCTGGACCGCGAGCACGTCACGGCGGCGCTCGGTTTCGCGCGCATGCAGGTCTCGCCGGTCTGCGCGCAGCTGTCGCGTGGCAAGTTCGAGCTGGCGGCGCTGGAGGCGCTCTCCAGCGCCATGCTCGACCTGCGTCGGCTGGCCTGGGATCTCTCGCTGTTCACCACCGCCGAGTTCGGTTTCGTGGCGCTGCCGGCCGAATACACCACCGGCAGCTCGATCATGCCGAACAAGCGCAACCCGGACGTGGTGGAACTGCTGCGTGCGAGCTACGCGCCGGTGGCCGGCGCGCGTACCGCGATCGAGCAGCTGCTGTCCTTGCCCTCCGGCTACCAGCGCGATCTGCAGTTTTCCAAGGGGGCCCTGGTGGCCGGCATGCGGCACGGCCTGATGGCGCTGGCGCTGGTGCCGGACCTCCTTGCACGGATGAGCTGGAACGAGGCCGCCATGCGTGCGGCGATCGAGCCCTCGATGTACGCCACCGACGTGGCGATCGAGCAGGCCGCCGCCGGCGTGCCGTTCCGCGATGCCTATCGCGCCGCGGCGCAGGCGGCAGCGAGCGCGGGCGCCGGGCGTACGCCGGAAGCCAGCCTCGCCGCGCGCGTCTCCCCCGGCGCCGCCGCGGATTTGCGCCTGGACGAGCTGCGTGCGAGGCTTGGACGTCTGGACGGCTGA
- a CDS encoding acetylglutamate kinase, with product MGSAKEIQQYLKRFSQLDAKRFAVVKVGGAVLRDDLNDLTSSLTFLQQVGLTPIVLHGAGPQLDEELAAAGIEKRTVDGLRVTSPKALGIVRRVFQQQNLKLVEALQSMDTRATAVPIGVFMASYIDRERLGMVGKVTRINLEPIEVSLRAGSIPVIASLGETDDGQILNINADFAANELVCVLKPYKIIFLTGTGGLLDGEGRLIDSINLSTEYEHLMAQPWLTGGMRLKIEQIADLLEKLPLTSSVSITRPAELAKELFTHKGSGTLVRRGEKVLRFTAWEGVDRDRLRVLIESSFGRALVPDYFERTVPWRVYVSENYRAAMILTMEEGGLPYLDKFAVLDEAQGEGLGRAVWQVMREETPRLFWRSRHNNQVNIFYYAESDGCFKQEKWKVFWYGLDGDFATIARCVAHCAQRPATLVG from the coding sequence ATGGGCAGTGCCAAGGAAATCCAGCAATACCTCAAGCGTTTCTCGCAGCTCGACGCCAAGCGCTTCGCCGTGGTCAAGGTCGGCGGCGCGGTGCTGCGCGACGATCTCAACGACCTCACCTCGTCGCTCACTTTCCTGCAGCAGGTGGGGCTGACGCCGATCGTGCTGCATGGCGCCGGCCCGCAGCTCGACGAGGAACTCGCCGCCGCCGGCATCGAGAAGCGGACCGTCGACGGCCTGCGGGTGACCTCGCCGAAAGCGCTCGGCATCGTGCGGCGCGTGTTCCAGCAGCAGAACCTGAAGCTGGTCGAGGCGCTGCAGTCGATGGACACCCGCGCCACCGCGGTGCCGATCGGCGTGTTCATGGCCAGCTACATCGACCGCGAGCGGCTGGGTATGGTCGGCAAGGTGACGCGCATCAACTTAGAACCGATCGAAGTCAGCCTGCGCGCCGGCTCCATCCCCGTCATCGCCAGCCTGGGCGAGACCGACGACGGCCAGATCCTCAACATCAATGCCGATTTCGCCGCCAACGAACTGGTCTGCGTACTCAAGCCCTACAAGATCATCTTCCTGACCGGCACCGGCGGCTTGCTCGACGGCGAAGGCCGGCTGATCGATTCGATCAACCTGTCCACCGAATACGAACATCTGATGGCGCAGCCTTGGCTCACCGGCGGCATGCGCCTGAAGATCGAGCAGATCGCCGATCTTCTCGAGAAATTGCCGCTCACCTCTTCGGTGTCGATCACCCGGCCGGCTGAGCTGGCCAAGGAACTGTTCACCCACAAGGGCTCGGGCACGCTGGTGCGCCGCGGTGAGAAGGTGCTGCGCTTCACCGCCTGGGAGGGCGTCGACCGCGACCGCCTGCGTGTGCTGATCGAATCGAGTTTCGGCCGCGCGCTGGTGCCGGACTACTTCGAACGCACCGTGCCGTGGCGCGTCTACGTCAGCGAAAACTACCGCGCGGCGATGATCCTCACCATGGAAGAGGGTGGGCTGCCTTATCTCGACAAGTTCGCCGTGCTCGACGAGGCGCAGGGCGAGGGTCTGGGCCGCGCGGTATGGCAGGTGATGCGTGAGGAAACCCCGCGACTGTTCTGGCGTTCGCGCCACAACAACCAGGTCAATATCTTCTACTACGCCGAGTCCGACGGCTGCTTCAAGCAGGAGAAGTGGAAGGTGTTCTGGTACGGCCTCGATGGCGACTTCGCCACCATCGCCCGCTGCGTGGCGCATTGCGCGCAGCGGCCCGCGACGCTGGTCGGCTGA
- a CDS encoding GNAT family N-acetyltransferase, producing MSPGPLATWRQVPTLVGRHVALVPLHMAHVEALRAARNHAGLDGLWYTNTPGVAEMADYVAAALAAQAEGRALPFAVLDARGDVVGSTRFYALEPEVPRACIGYTWYAPRVQRSGLNTEAKALLLTHAFEILGCIAVAFETSTHNLRSRAAIARLGAHQDGILRHHKRHADGSPRDTVVFSILDREWPQVRAALQDKLDARSRQETPP from the coding sequence ATGTCGCCTGGCCCGCTCGCCACCTGGCGCCAGGTGCCGACCTTGGTCGGTCGTCACGTCGCGCTCGTGCCATTGCACATGGCGCACGTGGAGGCCCTGCGCGCCGCGCGCAACCACGCGGGCCTCGACGGCCTGTGGTACACCAACACGCCAGGCGTTGCGGAGATGGCGGACTACGTCGCCGCCGCGCTCGCGGCGCAGGCCGAAGGCCGTGCCTTGCCCTTCGCCGTGCTCGATGCGCGTGGCGATGTCGTCGGCAGCACGCGTTTCTATGCGCTGGAGCCGGAAGTGCCGCGCGCCTGCATCGGCTACACCTGGTATGCGCCCCGCGTGCAGCGCAGCGGGCTCAATACCGAGGCCAAGGCGCTGCTGCTGACGCACGCCTTCGAGATACTTGGGTGCATCGCGGTGGCCTTCGAGACCAGCACGCACAACCTGCGCTCGCGCGCGGCCATCGCGCGGCTCGGTGCGCACCAGGACGGCATCCTGCGTCACCACAAGCGGCACGCCGACGGCAGTCCGCGCGACACCGTGGTGTTCTCTATCCTCGATCGCGAATGGCCGCAAGTGCGCGCGGCCTTGCAGGACAAACTGGATGCCCGTTCCCGGCAGGAGACGCCTCCGTGA
- a CDS encoding glycine zipper 2TM domain-containing protein, translating into MTMKPILALVLALAATGVAAQQPPRPVEDNAHYGWADVLRVDPVYGITRTEEPHRECYEQPVVRQDSSGSAAGTMLGAVVGGVLGHTIGKGDGRTAATVAGAVAGGAVGNRVSRGDAYETTQTTCRDVSTVSEQRRIIGYDVEYRYRGEVYVSRLSYDPGERLRVRVSVSPAD; encoded by the coding sequence ATGACCATGAAACCGATTCTGGCGCTGGTGCTGGCTCTGGCGGCAACTGGCGTGGCTGCGCAGCAACCACCGCGACCGGTCGAAGACAATGCTCACTATGGCTGGGCCGACGTGCTGCGTGTCGATCCGGTCTACGGCATCACCCGCACCGAGGAGCCGCACCGCGAATGCTATGAACAGCCGGTGGTGCGCCAGGACAGCAGCGGCAGTGCCGCCGGCACCATGCTCGGCGCGGTCGTGGGCGGCGTGCTCGGCCATACCATCGGCAAGGGCGACGGCCGGACCGCCGCAACCGTGGCCGGCGCCGTGGCCGGCGGCGCGGTCGGCAACCGGGTCTCACGCGGCGATGCCTACGAGACCACGCAGACCACCTGCCGCGACGTCAGCACGGTGTCCGAGCAACGGCGCATCATCGGCTATGACGTCGAGTACCGCTATCGCGGCGAGGTCTATGTCTCGCGCCTGAGCTACGACCCGGGCGAACGCTTGCGGGTGCGGGTCAGCGTCTCGCCGGCCGATTGA
- a CDS encoding argininosuccinate synthase: MSQDIVLAFSGGLDTSFCVPYLRERGWKVHTVFVDTGGVDAQERAYIEQRAAELGAATHVTVDGGPALWAGFVKPFVWAGEAYQGQYPLLVSDRYLIVDAAIARAKALGTRAIAHGCTGMGNDQVRFDLAVKAQGDYEIVAPIREIQKEHTHTRAYEQAYLEQRGFPVRAKQKSYTINENLLGVTLSGGEIDAWKTPGEGARAWCRPRAEWPSRKLAVNLAFERGEAVALDGEKLPGAKLLARLNALFAPYGVGRGMYTGDTTIGLKGRIVFEAPGLIALLIAHRALEEAVLTKPQNRFKPEVARKWVELVYEGFYHDPLKTDLEAFLASSQRCVNGEVVLETEGGTVTASEIRSPHILASGSATYAQSADWGVAEAEGFIKLYGMSSTLWAKVNQQ; encoded by the coding sequence ATGAGCCAAGACATCGTCCTCGCCTTCTCCGGCGGCCTCGACACCAGTTTCTGCGTGCCCTACCTGCGCGAGCGCGGCTGGAAAGTGCACACCGTGTTCGTCGATACCGGCGGCGTGGACGCGCAGGAGCGCGCCTACATCGAGCAGCGCGCAGCCGAACTCGGCGCCGCCACCCACGTCACCGTGGACGGCGGTCCGGCGCTGTGGGCGGGTTTCGTCAAGCCGTTCGTCTGGGCTGGCGAGGCTTATCAGGGCCAGTATCCGCTGCTGGTGTCGGATCGCTACCTGATCGTCGACGCCGCCATCGCCCGGGCCAAGGCGCTCGGTACCCGGGCGATCGCGCACGGCTGTACGGGCATGGGCAACGACCAGGTGCGTTTCGACCTGGCGGTGAAGGCGCAGGGCGACTACGAGATCGTGGCGCCGATCCGCGAGATCCAGAAGGAGCACACCCACACCCGCGCCTACGAGCAGGCGTATCTGGAGCAGCGCGGCTTTCCCGTGCGCGCCAAGCAGAAGAGCTACACCATCAACGAGAATCTGCTCGGGGTGACGCTCTCGGGCGGCGAGATCGACGCATGGAAGACGCCGGGCGAGGGCGCGCGTGCCTGGTGCAGGCCACGGGCCGAGTGGCCATCGCGAAAACTCGCCGTCAACCTCGCGTTCGAGCGCGGCGAGGCGGTGGCGCTCGATGGCGAGAAACTGCCCGGCGCCAAGCTGCTCGCCAGGCTCAACGCGCTGTTTGCGCCCTACGGCGTCGGCCGCGGCATGTATACCGGCGACACCACCATCGGCCTCAAGGGCCGCATCGTGTTCGAGGCACCGGGACTGATCGCGCTGCTCATCGCGCATCGGGCGCTGGAGGAAGCCGTGTTGACCAAGCCGCAGAACCGCTTCAAGCCGGAGGTCGCGCGCAAGTGGGTGGAGCTGGTCTACGAGGGTTTCTACCACGATCCGCTCAAGACCGACCTCGAGGCTTTTCTCGCCTCCAGCCAGCGCTGCGTCAACGGCGAGGTGGTGCTGGAGACCGAGGGCGGCACGGTGACCGCCAGCGAAATCCGCTCGCCGCACATCCTGGCGAGCGGCAGCGCCACCTACGCGCAATCGGCCGACTGGGGCGTGGCCGAGGCCGAGGGGTTCATCAAGCTCTACGGCATGAGTTCGACGCTGTGGGCAAAGGTCAATCAGCAGTGA
- a CDS encoding acetylornithine deacetylase gives MNALLDATLRHLAALVTFDTRNPPRAIDTGGIFDYLRAHLPGFRFTLTDHGAGAVSLHAVRGRPRLLFNVHLDTVPASPQWSADPFVLRVQADRAIGLGACDIKGAAAAMLAAAHAGDGDMAILFTTDEEANDARCIAGFLAAHPAYEAVIVAEPTRGEAVLAHRGIHSVQVRFAGHAGHASGVQRPGDSAVHQLVRWGAAALDHVQSLAHARFGGLTGLRFNIGRVEGGIKANVIAPEAEARFGFRPLPSMDPDALLETFRTLVEPQPVGFAELFRGPALPAGDIAHAEARRLAARDLAEALGLSIGHAVDFWTEASLFSAAGYTAFVCGPGDIAQAHTADEWVALDQLEHYAQAIHRIIGKRGPARPLSGSCVRG, from the coding sequence ATGAACGCGCTGCTCGACGCCACCTTGCGCCATCTCGCCGCGCTGGTCACCTTCGATACGCGCAATCCGCCACGGGCGATCGATACCGGCGGCATCTTCGATTACCTGCGCGCGCACTTGCCGGGCTTTCGCTTCACCCTGACCGACCATGGCGCCGGCGCGGTGAGCCTGCATGCGGTACGCGGGCGGCCGCGGCTGCTCTTCAACGTGCATCTGGACACGGTGCCGGCTTCGCCGCAGTGGAGCGCCGATCCGTTCGTGCTGCGCGTGCAGGCCGATCGCGCGATCGGGCTCGGCGCCTGTGACATCAAGGGCGCGGCGGCGGCAATGCTGGCGGCGGCCCATGCCGGCGACGGCGACATGGCGATCCTGTTCACCACCGACGAGGAAGCCAACGACGCGCGCTGCATCGCCGGGTTTCTCGCGGCGCATCCGGCGTACGAGGCGGTGATCGTCGCCGAGCCGACCCGCGGCGAGGCGGTGCTGGCGCATCGCGGCATCCATTCGGTGCAGGTGCGCTTCGCCGGCCACGCCGGTCACGCTTCCGGCGTGCAGCGTCCCGGCGACAGCGCCGTGCATCAGCTGGTGCGCTGGGGCGCGGCCGCGCTCGATCACGTGCAGTCGCTGGCGCATGCGCGCTTTGGCGGACTCACCGGTCTGCGCTTCAACATCGGCCGCGTCGAGGGCGGCATCAAGGCCAACGTGATCGCGCCGGAAGCGGAGGCACGCTTCGGGTTCCGGCCCTTGCCGAGCATGGATCCGGATGCGCTGCTGGAAACCTTCCGCACGCTGGTCGAGCCGCAGCCGGTCGGCTTTGCCGAGCTGTTCCGCGGTCCCGCGCTGCCGGCCGGCGACATCGCCCATGCGGAGGCGCGCAGGCTCGCCGCGCGCGATCTCGCCGAAGCGCTGGGCCTTTCGATCGGCCACGCGGTGGATTTCTGGACCGAGGCCTCGCTGTTCTCCGCCGCCGGCTACACGGCCTTCGTCTGTGGTCCGGGCGACATCGCCCAGGCGCATACGGCAGACGAATGGGTGGCGCTCGATCAGCTCGAGCACTATGCCCAGGCCATCCACCGCATCATCGGCAAGCGCGGCCCCGCAAGGCCGCTTTCCGGTTCTTGCGTTCGAGGGTGA
- the proB gene encoding glutamate 5-kinase yields MQATPVLPAQALPAWRRAVLKVGSSLLAADGGGLTPRHAGALAAFIAASHATGREVVLVSSGAVAAGRALLAELKPAAGDLAARQALAALGQAPMIALWQSLSARPVAQVLLTHDDLRNRRRYLNARHTLRGLLALDVLPVVNENDTVAVDELRLGDNDNLAAIVAALVDADLLLIASDVDALYSADPRRDPAARAILQVDALTPEVLAMAGGSGSSAGTGGMRTKLEAAAKAHAAGIPTALFDGRNAATIGALAQGVLHGTLVRAAGSRMQARKYWLRHAPAAGRIEVDAGAARALADGRASLLPGGIVAVHGDFHRGDLVDIVAADSRVIARGLAQYGAAEVRRLAGRHSREIEATLGYSHGAEIVHRDDLASLVAADVRSEETPA; encoded by the coding sequence ATGCAGGCGACCCCGGTCTTGCCGGCGCAGGCGTTGCCGGCCTGGCGGCGCGCGGTGCTCAAGGTCGGCAGCAGCCTGCTCGCTGCCGATGGCGGCGGCCTCACGCCGCGCCATGCCGGGGCGCTGGCGGCTTTCATCGCCGCCAGCCACGCCACCGGACGCGAGGTCGTGCTGGTCTCTTCCGGCGCGGTGGCGGCGGGGCGTGCGTTGCTTGCCGAACTCAAGCCGGCGGCCGGTGACCTCGCCGCGCGGCAGGCGTTGGCCGCGCTCGGCCAAGCGCCGATGATCGCGCTGTGGCAATCGCTTTCCGCGCGGCCGGTGGCGCAGGTGCTGCTGACCCACGACGACCTGCGCAATCGCCGGCGTTATCTCAACGCGCGCCATACGCTGCGCGGCCTACTGGCGCTCGACGTGCTGCCGGTGGTCAACGAGAACGACACCGTGGCGGTGGACGAGCTTAGGCTCGGCGACAACGACAACCTCGCCGCGATCGTCGCCGCGCTGGTCGATGCCGACCTGCTGCTGATCGCCTCCGACGTGGACGCGCTGTACAGCGCCGACCCGCGTCGCGATCCGGCCGCACGGGCGATCCTGCAGGTCGATGCGCTGACGCCGGAAGTCCTCGCCATGGCCGGCGGCAGCGGCAGCAGCGCCGGTACCGGCGGCATGCGCACCAAGCTCGAGGCCGCCGCGAAGGCGCACGCCGCCGGCATTCCCACTGCGCTGTTCGACGGCCGCAACGCCGCCACGATCGGCGCGTTGGCGCAGGGCGTGCTGCACGGCACGCTGGTGCGCGCCGCCGGCAGCCGCATGCAGGCGCGCAAGTACTGGCTGCGGCACGCACCCGCGGCCGGGCGCATCGAGGTCGACGCCGGGGCCGCGCGCGCGCTGGCCGATGGCCGCGCCTCGCTGCTGCCCGGGGGTATCGTCGCCGTGCACGGCGATTTCCATCGCGGCGATCTCGTCGACATCGTCGCTGCCGATTCGCGAGTGATCGCCCGTGGCCTGGCGCAATATGGTGCCGCGGAAGTGCGCCGGCTCGCCGGCCGGCACAGCCGCGAGATCGAGGCGACGCTGGGTTACAGCCACGGCGCCGAGATCGTGCATCGCGACGATCTGGCCAGCCTGGTCGCCGCTGACGTGCGGAGCGAGGAAACGCCCGCATGA
- the argC gene encoding N-acetyl-gamma-glutamyl-phosphate reductase: MSERDLKTIGIVGARGHTGAELIRLIAGHPHLALAFVSSRELAGQRVREHNGAYAGELRFESLDPAAVAARHVDAVILALPNGKSEPYVEAIDAASPDTLVIDLSADHRFDPRWYYGLPELTRERWRGEKRISNPGCYATAIQLSIAPLKDVLAAPPVCFGVSGYSGAGTTPSDRNDPEKLRDNLMPYSLTGHVHEKEASRHLGVPVEFMPHVAPHFRGLTVTTNLYLARALKREDVLARYHQAYDAEPLVKVLDEAPWVSRIAHRHHAEIGGFALSADGKRVVVVATLDNLLKGAATQALQNLNRAFGWPEVTAIPLDEETAP, from the coding sequence ATGAGTGAGCGTGACCTTAAAACCATCGGCATCGTCGGCGCACGCGGCCACACCGGCGCGGAGCTGATCCGGCTGATCGCCGGCCATCCGCATCTGGCGCTGGCCTTCGTGTCCTCGCGCGAGCTCGCCGGTCAGCGCGTGCGCGAGCACAATGGCGCGTATGCGGGCGAGCTGCGCTTCGAGTCGCTCGACCCGGCCGCAGTCGCGGCCCGGCACGTCGATGCGGTGATTCTGGCCTTGCCCAACGGCAAGTCGGAGCCTTATGTCGAGGCGATCGACGCCGCCTCGCCCGACACGCTGGTGATCGACCTTTCCGCCGATCATCGCTTCGATCCGCGCTGGTATTACGGCCTGCCCGAACTCACCCGCGAGCGCTGGCGCGGCGAGAAGCGCATCAGCAATCCCGGCTGCTACGCCACCGCGATCCAGCTTTCCATCGCGCCGCTCAAGGACGTGCTCGCCGCGCCGCCGGTGTGCTTCGGCGTGTCCGGTTATTCCGGCGCCGGCACCACGCCTTCGGACCGCAATGATCCAGAAAAACTGCGCGACAACCTGATGCCGTACTCGCTCACCGGTCACGTGCATGAAAAAGAAGCGAGTCGGCATCTGGGCGTGCCGGTGGAGTTCATGCCGCACGTCGCGCCGCATTTTCGCGGCCTCACCGTCACCACCAATCTGTATCTCGCCCGCGCGCTGAAGCGCGAGGACGTGCTCGCGCGCTATCACCAGGCTTACGACGCCGAACCATTGGTGAAAGTGCTCGACGAGGCGCCGTGGGTGAGCCGCATCGCGCACCGTCATCATGCCGAGATCGGCGGCTTCGCCCTGTCGGCGGACGGCAAGCGCGTGGTGGTGGTGGCCACGCTCGACAACCTGCTGAAGGGCGCTGCCACGCAGGCCCTGCAGAATTTGAACCGCGCGTTCGGCTGGCCTGAGGTCACCGCGATACCGCTCGACGAGGAGACCGCGCCATGA
- a CDS encoding N-acetylornithine carbamoyltransferase, whose amino-acid sequence MPLRHFLTTQDYSRAEIDALLDEAAAFKRSPLGRQMAGKSIALLFFNPSMRTRTSFELGAFQLGGHAVVLSPGKDAWPIAFAPGEVMDGEAEEHVAEVARVLSRYVDLIAVRAFPKFKDWAEDREDRVIKAFARYATVPVINMETITHPCQELAHALALRERLGNLQNRKYVLTWTYHPRPLNTAVANSALLIATKLGMDVTLLCPTPDYVLDERYMQAGYENAKASGGSLKVSHDIEEAYRGAHVVYAKSWGALPYFGRWDEEKPIREAYRHFIVDEAKMALTDHGLFSHCLPLRRNVKATDAVMDAPYCFAIDEAENRLHVQKAVMTSLLGQP is encoded by the coding sequence ATGCCACTTCGCCACTTCTTGACCACGCAGGATTACAGCCGCGCCGAGATCGACGCGTTGCTCGACGAAGCGGCCGCTTTCAAGCGCTCGCCCTTGGGGCGCCAGATGGCCGGCAAGTCGATCGCGCTGCTGTTCTTCAATCCGTCGATGCGCACGCGCACCAGCTTCGAGCTCGGCGCGTTCCAGCTCGGCGGGCACGCGGTGGTGCTCTCGCCCGGCAAGGACGCGTGGCCGATCGCCTTCGCGCCCGGCGAGGTGATGGACGGCGAGGCCGAGGAGCACGTCGCCGAGGTCGCGCGGGTGCTCAGCCGCTACGTCGATCTGATCGCCGTGCGCGCGTTCCCGAAGTTCAAGGACTGGGCAGAAGACCGCGAGGACCGCGTGATCAAGGCCTTCGCCCGCTATGCCACCGTGCCGGTGATCAACATGGAGACCATCACCCATCCATGCCAGGAACTGGCCCACGCGCTGGCCCTGCGCGAGCGGCTGGGCAATCTGCAGAACCGCAAATACGTGCTGACCTGGACCTACCATCCCAGGCCGCTCAACACCGCCGTGGCCAACTCGGCGCTGTTGATCGCCACCAAGCTCGGCATGGACGTGACCCTGCTGTGCCCGACGCCCGATTACGTGCTGGACGAGCGCTACATGCAGGCCGGCTACGAGAACGCCAAGGCCAGCGGCGGCTCGCTCAAGGTCAGCCACGACATCGAGGAGGCCTATCGCGGCGCCCACGTGGTCTACGCCAAGAGCTGGGGCGCGCTGCCGTATTTCGGCCGCTGGGATGAGGAAAAGCCGATCCGCGAAGCCTACCGGCACTTCATCGTCGACGAGGCCAAGATGGCGCTCACCGACCACGGCCTGTTCAGCCACTGCCTGCCACTGCGGCGCAACGTCAAGGCCACCGATGCGGTGATGGACGCGCCGTACTGCTTCGCCATCGACGAGGCCGAGAACCGCCTGCACGTGCAGAAGGCGGTGATGACGTCGCTGCTCGGCCAGCCTTGA
- a CDS encoding FMN-binding negative transcriptional regulator — protein MYLPKAFEETRAEVLDALMRAHPFATLVAVRDGLPLAHHLPLAWDAENRRLQGHVARGNELATLDGAPVLAIFQGPQGYVSPNWYPGKHETGREVPTWNYVVVHARGRLRVIEDAQWLRGLLGRLTDHHEADEAMPWRLSDAPEDYVETLLRGVVGIEIAVDGLQGKFKLSQNHPARNRAGVVAGLRRRAQGDDEALAALMLAAGELRDDV, from the coding sequence ATGTATCTGCCCAAGGCCTTCGAGGAAACCCGCGCCGAGGTGCTGGATGCGCTGATGCGTGCGCATCCTTTCGCCACGCTGGTCGCCGTGCGCGACGGCCTGCCGCTCGCCCATCATCTGCCGCTCGCATGGGACGCGGAGAACCGGCGCTTGCAGGGACACGTGGCGCGCGGCAACGAGCTGGCGACACTCGATGGCGCGCCGGTGCTGGCGATCTTCCAGGGGCCGCAAGGTTACGTGAGCCCCAACTGGTATCCGGGCAAGCACGAGACCGGTCGCGAGGTGCCGACCTGGAACTACGTCGTGGTGCATGCGCGCGGCCGCCTGCGCGTGATCGAGGATGCGCAGTGGCTGCGCGGTCTGCTGGGGCGGCTCACCGATCACCATGAGGCGGACGAGGCGATGCCCTGGCGCCTGAGCGATGCACCCGAGGACTACGTCGAGACGTTGTTGCGCGGCGTGGTCGGCATCGAGATCGCCGTCGACGGCTTGCAGGGCAAGTTCAAGCTCAGCCAGAACCATCCCGCGCGCAATCGCGCCGGCGTCGTCGCCGGCCTGCGTCGGCGTGCGCAGGGCGATGACGAGGCGCTGGCCGCCTTGATGCTGGCCGCCGGGGAATTGCGCGATGACGTCTGA